A single region of the Triticum dicoccoides isolate Atlit2015 ecotype Zavitan chromosome 2B, WEW_v2.0, whole genome shotgun sequence genome encodes:
- the LOC119362393 gene encoding transcription termination factor MTERF15, mitochondrial-like translates to MLWLRCCGLTQLLSFRSASTISQLSRLISAAVSPNPSFAVEDYLVSTCGLTRAQALKASAKLSHLKSPSKPDAVLAFLAGLGLSAADVAALVARDPLFLCAKVEKTLAPNVAELTGLGLSLSQIARLVSLPSVTFRYRSIVSTLEYFLPLFRSSENLLRALPRAGGSILGSNLERVVKPNVAFLRECGLGACDIARLCIPTPSLLSISTERIRTAVACVEGLGVPRGSRMFKHALQVVAFLSEEKITTKVEHLKKTFKWSDAEVGIAVSKAPKLLTMSIESLQRRSEFLISEVGLEMTYIVYRPAMLMYSLEGRLRPRYYVVKFLKENGLLSRNRDYYSAVKITEKEFVEKFICPHKDAAPHLADDYGAACRGEVPARFSFT, encoded by the coding sequence ATGCTCTGGCTCCGGTGCTGCGGCCTCACCCAGCTCCTGTCGTTTCGCTCCGCCTCCACCATCTCCCAGCTCAGCCGCCTCAtctccgccgccgtctccccgaaccCTAGCTTTGCCGTGGAGGACTACCTTGTCTCCACCTGCGGCCTCACCCGAGCGCAGGCCCTCAAGGCCTCCGCTAAGCTCTCCCACCTCAAGTCCCCTTCCAAGCCTGACGCCGtcctcgccttcctcgccggcctcggcctCTCCGCCGCCGAtgtcgccgccctcgtcgccaGGGACCCGCTGTTCCTCTGTGCCAAAGTGGAGAAAACCCTGGCACCCAATGTCGCGGAGCTCACCGGCCTCGGTCTCTCACTTTCTCAGATCGCGCGCCTCGTCTCGCTCCCCAGTGTCACTTTCCGCTACAGATCCATCGTCTCCACGCTGGAGTACTTCTTGCCCCTCTTCAGGTCCTCCGAGAACCTCCTTCGAGCCCTACCTCGAGCGGGTGGCTCCATTCTCGGGTCCAACCTCGAGCGGGTGGTCAAGCCCAATGTCGCCTTCCTGCGCGAGTGCGGGCTAGGTGCTTGTGATATTGCCAGGCTCTGCATTCCCACGCCATCGCTGCTCAGCATCAGCACAGAACGCATCCGGACAGCAGTGGCGTGCGTCGAAGGTCTTGGTGTACCCCGTGGATCTCGGATGTTCAAGCATGCGCTACAAGTTGTTGCATTCCTCAGCGAGGAGAAAATCACCACCAAAGTGGAGCACTTGAAGAAAACATTCAAGTGGTCGGATGCCGAGGTGGGCATTGCTGTTTCTAAGGCTCCAAAGCTGCTGACGATGTCCATCGAATCGCTGCAGCGCAGGTCCGAGTTCCTCATCTCCGAGGTGGGGTTGGAAATGACATACATTGTTTATCGTCCAGCAATGCTCATGTACAGCTTGGAGGGCAGGCTCAGACCCCGATACTACGTTGTAAAGTTTCTCAAGGAAAATGGATTGCTAAGTCGCAATCGGGATTATTATTCTGCAGTCAAGATAACTGAGAAGGAATTTGTGGAGAAGTTCATATGCCCTCACAAGGATGCTGCACCGCACCTCGCTGATGACTATGGAGCAGCTTGCAGAGGAGAGGTTCCAGCTAGATTCAGTTTCACATGA